One window of the Populus nigra chromosome 4, ddPopNigr1.1, whole genome shotgun sequence genome contains the following:
- the LOC133690589 gene encoding thaumatin-like protein 1b — protein sequence MSQRTLLIPLSSFFIAHLLISGVVSTTFTLTNKCGYTVWPGILSNADAPALSTTGFSLQKGESKTITAPASWGGRLWGRTYCSQDSTGKFSCLTGDCGSGKLECSGTGAAPPATLAEFKIDGYGGMDYFDVSLVDGYNLPLLVVPQGGSGQNCTSTGCVVDLNGACPSELKVTSTGGEGVACKSACEAFRSPQYCCSGAYGTPDTCKPSSYSEIFKNACPRAYSYAYDDKTSTFTCASADYQITFCPAPNTSQKASQEQNSENTNTNTNTPLINSTMVYEGALSQNGASPSMYGNVLGSHVTAGIVSFTVAIWQWRQLF from the exons ATGTCTCAACGAACTTTACTTATCCCTTTATCATCCTTCTTCATTGCCCATCTACTCATTTCgg gtgTTGTTTCAACAACTTTTACATTAACGAATAAGTGTGGCTACACAGTATGGCCAGGCATTCTGTCCAACGCAGACGCACCAGCTCTTTCCACGACTGGTTTTTCCCTTCAAAAGGGGGAGTCAAAAACCATTACAGCACCAGCTTCATGGGGTGGGCGTTTATGGGGCCGCACATATTGCTCTCAAGACTCCACAGGAAAATTCTCTTGCCTAACAGGGGATTGTGGCTCTGGAAAACTAGAATGTTCAGGCACTGGTGCAGCTCCTCCGGCTACGTTAGCAGAGTTCAAGATTGACGGCTATGGAGGgatggattattttgatgtcaGCCTTGTAGATGGGTACAACTTGCCATTGCTTGTTGTCCCCCAAGGCGGTTCTGGTCAGAATTGTACAAGCACTGGATGCGTGGTGGATTTGAATGGCGCGTGTCCTTCGGAGCTTAAGGTTACTAGCACGGGAGGCGAGGGCGTGGCATGTAAGAGCGCTTGTGAAGCGTTTAGGTCACCACAGTATTGTTGTAGCGGTGCATATGGTACACCCGATACTTGCAAGCCTTCTTCGTATTCCGAGATATTTAAGAACGCCTGTCCACGCGCTTACAGCTACGCTTACGATGATAAGACTAGTACCTTCACTTGTGCCTCCGCTGATTACCAAATTACCTTCTGCCCCGCGCCTAACACCAG TCAAAAAGCGTCGCAGGAGCAGAACTCTGAGAATACGAACACAAATACCAATACACCACTCATCAACAGCACAATGGTGTACGAAGGCGCCTTGAGCCAAAATGGAGCATCACCATCCATGTATGGCAACGTGTTAGGATCACACGTTACTGCGGGCATTGTCAGCTTCACAGTTGCAATTTGGCAGTGGCGGCAGCTATTCTAA
- the LOC133691511 gene encoding chaperone protein dnaJ 11, chloroplastic-like, whose amino-acid sequence MASTSSLASFSSSSSPFIGSKFSTNQPHSLPFRASFRPFSVSASCAATAERPPSRNATQISLYEVLGIQMGATCQEIKAAYRKLARTLHPDVAANVQKEDTAYEFIKVHEAYETLSDPDKRADYDRSLFRPGRQMSSPFVMSAATMETNVVAAGFPAYTRRRWETDQCW is encoded by the coding sequence ATGGCTTCCACATCTTCTCTAGCGTCTTTCAGCTCCTCCTCCTCTCCTTTCATTGGCTCAAAGTTCTCGACCAATCAGCCTCATTCGCTTCCATTTCGTGCCAGCTTCCGCCCCTTCAGTGTCTCTGCCTCCTGCGCCGCCACTGCCGAGCGACCCCCATCCCGCAACGCCACGCAAATATCTCTCTACGAAGTTCTCGGGATTCAAATGGGTGCCACTTGCCAGGAAATCAAGGCTGCTTACAGAAAGCTAGCAAGAACATTGCATCCTGATGTTGCAGCTAACGTTCAAAAGGAAGACACAGCTTATGAGTTCATTAAAGTACACGAAGCTTATGAAACTCTGTCGGACCCTGACAAACGTGCAGATTATGACCGTTCGCTTTTTAGACCTGGAAGGCAAATGAGCTCTCCGTTTGTAATGTCTGCAGCAACAATGGAAACAAATGTTGTAGCTGCTGGATTTCCTGCCTACACTAGGCGAAGATGGGAAACTGATCAGTGCTGGTAG
- the LOC133691278 gene encoding chaperone protein dnaJ 11, chloroplastic-like yields the protein MASATCLTSFSSSASPFIGSKVSTNQSHSPPPSRVSFRPFRVSAACASTAERPTSYIATPTPASSLYEVLGIQMGATCQEIKTAYRRLARILHPDVAANGQREDTAYEFMRVHEAYETLSDPEKRADYDRSLYRRGRQMGSPFVMSAATVTTMATGFSGYTSQRWETDQCW from the coding sequence ATGGCCTCCGCAACTTGTCTCACATCTTTTAGCTCCTCCGCGTCTCCTTTTATTGGCTCAAAAGTTTCCACCAATCAGTCTCATTCACCACCACCGTCTCGCGTCAGCTTCCGCCCCTTTCGAGTATCCGCCGCCTGCGCTTCAACCGCCGAGAGACCCACGTCATACATTGCAACACCAACACCTGCATCATCTCTTTACGAAGTTCTTGGAATTCAAATGGGCGCCACGTGTCAGGAGATCAAGACAGCTTATCGAAGACTGGCTAGAATCTTGCATCCTGATGTTGCAGCTAACGGTCAAAGGGAGGACACGGCTTACGAGTTCATGAGAGTCCACGAAGCTTATGAAACCCTGTCTGATCCTGAAAAACGTGCAGATTATGATCGCTCCCTTTATAGACGAGGAAGGCAAATGGGCTCTCCGTTTGTGATGTCTGCTGCTACTGTAACAACAATGGCAACAGGATTTTCTGGGTATACAAGTCAGAGATGGGAAACTGATCAGTGCTGGTAA